A stretch of Cytophagales bacterium DNA encodes these proteins:
- a CDS encoding alkyl hydroperoxide reductase — MRLVLRIAAIYNIVWGAWVVFFPAHFFELTGMEPLNHLMIWQGMGMVIGVYGLGYWWAATDPSTHWPIVAVGFLGKIFGPLGFFFNYAQGIVPFEFFYTLITNDFIWWVPFFLILKQSWKENKVQLI; from the coding sequence ATGCGACTGGTACTGCGAATAGCTGCGATTTATAATATTGTCTGGGGAGCCTGGGTGGTCTTTTTCCCGGCACATTTCTTCGAACTGACTGGAATGGAACCACTCAACCACCTTATGATCTGGCAGGGCATGGGCATGGTCATCGGCGTTTATGGCCTTGGCTACTGGTGGGCAGCCACTGATCCGAGTACGCACTGGCCCATTGTAGCCGTCGGATTTCTGGGGAAGATCTTTGGCCCACTGGGCTTCTTCTTCAATTATGCGCAAGGCATTGTTCCGTTTGAGTTTTTCTATACCCTGATCACCAACGATTTCATCTGGTGGGTGCCATTCTTCCTCATCCTGAAACAGTCATGGAAAGAAAATAAAGTCCAGCTGATATGA